One part of the Microvirga sp. TS319 genome encodes these proteins:
- a CDS encoding ABC transporter permease has product MAATLSRSSRFMSVEFILGTFLTSVICLAVLFSDLLFPGGADKIDLMARLAKPFASAAHPLGTDPLGRDVLARVVMGGKISLLVGITSVAGAVVFGVLMGLIAGYYRGFWDMLVMRFADIQLAMPFILLAITFIAIVGGSLTNTIILLIVSQWVQYARLVRGSVLSLREREFILSARAIGVRDRRIIFQHLLPNLLGPVIVLLTLNVATNILLESSLTFLGMGVDPTIPSWGGMLADGRTYLQTAWWVSVFPGLAIMLTVLGLNLLGDWLRDSLDPTGRTR; this is encoded by the coding sequence ATGGCCGCAACCCTGTCCCGCTCGTCACGGTTCATGAGTGTCGAGTTCATTCTTGGCACATTCCTTACCAGCGTCATTTGCCTGGCCGTGCTGTTCTCCGACCTGCTGTTTCCCGGCGGCGCCGACAAGATCGACCTGATGGCGCGCCTGGCGAAGCCCTTCGCCTCGGCTGCCCACCCCCTTGGCACCGATCCGCTTGGCCGCGATGTGCTGGCGCGTGTCGTAATGGGGGGCAAGATTTCGCTGCTCGTCGGTATCACGTCCGTCGCCGGCGCCGTCGTGTTCGGGGTGCTGATGGGTCTTATCGCAGGTTATTACCGTGGCTTTTGGGATATGCTCGTGATGCGTTTCGCGGACATCCAGCTCGCGATGCCGTTTATCCTTCTGGCCATCACCTTCATCGCCATTGTCGGCGGCAGTCTGACCAACACGATCATCCTGCTGATCGTCTCGCAATGGGTGCAATACGCCCGCCTCGTACGGGGCTCGGTTCTCTCCCTGCGCGAACGTGAATTCATCCTATCGGCCCGCGCCATCGGCGTGAGGGACCGGCGCATCATCTTCCAGCACCTGCTGCCAAATCTGCTTGGCCCCGTCATCGTGCTATTGACCCTCAATGTCGCGACGAACATCCTGCTCGAAAGCAGCCTGACCTTCCTGGGCATGGGCGTCGATCCCACCATCCCGAGCTGGGGCGGAATGCTGGCGGACGGACGGACCTATCTCCAGACAGCTTGGTGGGTCAGCGTCTTTCCAGGCTTGGCGATCATGCTGACGGTGCTCGGCCTGAACCTGCTGGGGGATTGGCTACGCGACAGCCTCGATCCAACGGGCAGAACAAGGTAA
- a CDS encoding ABC transporter permease: MAGFLIKRLLQAIFIVIAITLLVSFAIRLTGDPAVTMFQGGGSMTEDDLARIRQALGVDKPFLEQYYLFLKGLMTLDMGRSFAGNAPVTTLIAQALPATLLLAFISITVSIVLSIPLGIKAATARGKWADQVVRILSLVGLSFPNFWLATMLVLLFAITLNLLPPSGMVGLSSYIMPALTMGIILTATNVRLVRTSMLETLQSQYIMVARAKGLSETKVLYKHALRNCAIPLITYFGIQFGGLLGGIVVIERVFNWPGLGTLAFDAVGARDFPVLQGVITVLSLMIVGINLLVDIAYGLVDPRIRTE; the protein is encoded by the coding sequence GTGGCCGGCTTCCTCATCAAACGCTTGCTTCAGGCGATCTTCATCGTGATTGCCATCACCCTTCTCGTATCCTTCGCCATTCGCCTGACGGGCGACCCGGCCGTGACGATGTTTCAGGGCGGCGGCAGCATGACGGAGGATGACCTCGCGCGCATCCGGCAGGCACTCGGCGTCGACAAGCCGTTCCTTGAACAATATTATCTATTCCTGAAGGGGCTAATGACCCTGGACATGGGGCGCAGCTTCGCCGGCAATGCGCCCGTGACGACGCTGATTGCTCAGGCGCTTCCCGCAACCCTGCTGCTGGCTTTCATCTCGATCACGGTTTCGATCGTGCTCTCCATACCTCTCGGCATCAAGGCGGCGACGGCGCGCGGAAAGTGGGCGGACCAGGTCGTCCGCATCCTGTCGCTCGTCGGCCTGTCCTTCCCGAACTTCTGGCTCGCCACCATGCTCGTGCTGCTGTTTGCCATCACGCTCAATCTCCTGCCTCCGAGCGGCATGGTCGGGCTTTCGAGCTATATCATGCCTGCCCTTACCATGGGGATCATCCTGACTGCCACGAACGTCCGCCTGGTCCGGACCTCGATGCTGGAAACGTTGCAGTCGCAATACATCATGGTCGCCCGCGCGAAGGGCCTGAGCGAAACCAAGGTCCTTTACAAGCATGCGCTCCGGAACTGCGCCATTCCGCTGATCACCTATTTCGGCATCCAGTTCGGCGGTCTTCTCGGCGGCATCGTCGTCATCGAGCGCGTCTTCAACTGGCCCGGCCTCGGCACGCTGGCATTCGATGCGGTCGGAGCGCGGGACTTCCCCGTTCTCCAGGGCGTGATCACCGTTCTTTCGTTGATGATCGTCGGCATCAATCTTCTGGTCGACATAGCCTATGGCTTAGTCGATCCCCGCATCCGCACGGAGTAA
- a CDS encoding ATP-binding protein, which yields MCFAIVIYTTPRWYNDIYLSVSLLLSLVILPFYAGTLIRKLSNAKAQAESANRAKTLFLASVSHELRTPLNAIIGLSGLISETSLDVEQRGIVRTISSAGESLLRQINSILNLSRIEAGKMPIDQVDFDLSEVLSTARAMVLTQAQQKGLRLTIHIAPETPLQLHGPKHHLTEILLNLLGNAVKFTEKGYVTLAAHPIAEGKQTFVRFLVSDTGIGIAPQGLGRIFESFTQADETIVNRFGGTGLGLSICRQLVDAMDGKIGVESREGHGSRFWFTLPMRALDPEAAGGQLSQKIQSLLVCAEPSLAHTIATRLGDREGIPVSQTLSEGSEWLWQNRDRQVVLFYYSDLPDDRIAAEIERADLPIPPILIRPGTSRIFTASELMHVSSSILPLDFMQNEAQAASVAAAAQTSWAQSLWGAPSVIELPSASRPLSILVADDNATNRTVLSKILERGGHTARCVRNGEDALSALEEESFDLVILDVNMPVMTGIEAAKLFRFSEPRGSHTPIIALTADVTPEVAAEALGAGMDACLTKPVQPATLLKAIEEHVAAHRTQTSAESAPAPAAPTDTPSSVIDEAVLKELEHLGGQDFVRSLVEEFFSDAGHIVGELRDAAASGDTHRFRLEAHGLQSASANVGAKTVHEICIRWRRITSADLAASGAEQVEHLVRELARTHSLFTKYLFEPVSA from the coding sequence ATGTGCTTCGCGATCGTAATTTATACTACACCGAGGTGGTACAATGACATCTATCTCTCAGTGAGCTTGCTGCTGAGCCTTGTCATTCTCCCATTCTATGCGGGTACCCTGATCCGCAAGCTGTCCAATGCTAAGGCGCAGGCGGAATCGGCAAACCGAGCCAAGACGTTATTTCTTGCCAGCGTCAGCCATGAGTTGAGAACCCCGCTGAACGCGATCATCGGTCTTTCGGGTCTCATATCGGAAACGTCCCTCGACGTCGAACAGCGTGGCATCGTCCGAACGATTAGCTCAGCCGGAGAGTCCTTGCTCCGGCAGATCAACAGCATCTTAAACCTATCCCGCATCGAAGCAGGGAAGATGCCGATCGATCAGGTCGACTTTGATCTTTCCGAAGTTCTTTCCACTGCCCGGGCGATGGTTCTGACCCAAGCTCAACAGAAGGGGCTCCGATTGACGATCCATATCGCTCCGGAGACTCCTCTCCAGTTGCATGGACCGAAGCACCATCTGACAGAAATTCTCCTGAACCTCCTCGGAAATGCCGTCAAATTCACGGAGAAGGGGTATGTCACGCTAGCAGCGCACCCTATCGCCGAGGGTAAACAGACTTTTGTTCGCTTCCTCGTATCCGACACCGGCATTGGTATCGCGCCCCAGGGACTCGGAAGAATCTTTGAGAGCTTCACCCAAGCCGACGAAACCATCGTCAACCGTTTTGGCGGAACGGGGCTCGGGCTTTCCATCTGCCGACAACTCGTAGATGCCATGGATGGCAAGATAGGGGTCGAAAGCAGAGAAGGTCACGGTAGTCGTTTTTGGTTTACGCTTCCGATGAGGGCATTGGATCCGGAGGCAGCGGGCGGACAGCTGTCTCAGAAGATCCAATCCCTCCTGGTCTGCGCCGAACCTAGCCTTGCCCACACCATTGCAACCCGACTTGGAGACCGCGAAGGTATCCCTGTCTCTCAGACCCTGTCCGAGGGGAGCGAATGGCTTTGGCAGAACAGAGATCGGCAGGTCGTGCTGTTCTACTATAGTGACCTGCCAGACGACCGTATTGCGGCAGAGATCGAAAGGGCAGACCTTCCTATCCCTCCAATTCTCATACGCCCTGGTACCTCCCGGATCTTCACGGCTTCGGAGCTGATGCATGTATCAAGCAGCATCCTCCCGCTCGACTTCATGCAAAACGAAGCTCAGGCCGCCTCAGTTGCAGCGGCCGCGCAAACGTCTTGGGCTCAGTCGCTATGGGGCGCCCCGAGCGTAATCGAGCTACCCAGCGCATCGCGTCCTCTCTCGATCCTTGTGGCGGACGATAATGCGACAAACCGAACAGTCCTATCGAAGATTCTGGAGCGCGGCGGGCATACAGCGCGATGCGTCCGGAACGGAGAGGACGCGCTCAGCGCACTTGAGGAGGAATCGTTCGATCTAGTCATCCTCGATGTCAACATGCCGGTGATGACCGGTATCGAGGCTGCCAAACTGTTCAGATTCTCCGAGCCCCGAGGCAGCCATACTCCGATCATCGCCCTCACGGCCGATGTCACGCCGGAAGTTGCTGCCGAGGCGCTCGGCGCAGGTATGGATGCCTGCCTGACAAAGCCCGTACAGCCAGCAACGCTTCTCAAGGCGATCGAGGAGCACGTAGCCGCCCATCGCACGCAAACGTCGGCCGAAAGTGCCCCAGCGCCTGCCGCCCCGACGGACACCCCTTCCTCCGTTATAGACGAAGCCGTGCTTAAGGAACTGGAACACCTGGGCGGACAGGATTTCGTTCGCAGTCTTGTGGAAGAGTTTTTCTCCGATGCCGGCCATATTGTCGGCGAGTTACGGGATGCAGCTGCGTCAGGCGACACGCACAGGTTTCGCCTCGAAGCTCACGGCTTGCAGAGCGCATCCGCGAATGTGGGCGCAAAGACGGTGCATGAAATCTGCATCCGTTGGAGACGCATTACGAGCGCTGATCTTGCCGCAAGCGGGGCAGAGCAGGTTGAACATCTGGTGCGCGAGCTTGCGCGTACCCATAGCCTGTTTACGAAGTATCTCTTCGAGCCGGTCAGCGCTTAG
- a CDS encoding M14 family metallopeptidase has translation MSEIFSKVFERSLEQLVARAVRGQSFEAWTFDDTRSRRAAEQALADKGVTARIRSAYKPLLFAFLEEIDLVGVTAIEIRYPVHPAASDNRFRLEAYPLAALVGEAKIVFLPREDSELCYDVIITRAGMPETLKVFAPNRVHSDIVGEMNLSPTGWVRFAGDEKGERLETDYERLFENTIRAIAGYEWNDEEPYFPELNIRVVHPAEDLPLPVGDEVVSLREAMHEDLYFSLLELFQKKSGRPLGDRGLKPGQIVPEIVKSEGTISVRVEVRPLTTAFCDGLDQSVDTASEPLAAGQITRLLADIGGEEFNALSRSGRNLSGRYLKGGDAAVMVSGGQHPNETTGIVGAIRAARILKQRANAHFTVSPLENPDGYALHQRLRIDNPRHMHHAARYTALGDDLEYRTEENAGPHLNEKSIRLKAQQLSGAGLHVNLHGYPAHEWTRPLSGYVPRNFAMWTLPKGFFLVMRHHAGWEEAAEAVLDHVTRHLGAIPGLLEFNDRQIALYEIHAGETGFRVINGFPCLSSVDDRHTVPLTLITEYPDETIYGDDFVAGHTAQMETVLSAYEAWQKLRSQGVASV, from the coding sequence ATGAGTGAGATTTTTTCTAAGGTCTTCGAGCGGAGCCTCGAACAACTCGTGGCGCGCGCCGTTCGGGGACAGTCCTTCGAAGCGTGGACCTTCGACGACACGCGAAGCCGTCGGGCGGCAGAACAGGCGCTGGCGGACAAAGGTGTCACCGCACGTATCCGAAGCGCCTACAAGCCGCTCCTCTTTGCATTTCTCGAGGAAATCGATCTCGTCGGCGTCACCGCAATCGAGATCCGCTATCCTGTCCATCCTGCGGCTTCTGACAACCGATTCCGTCTCGAGGCCTACCCACTTGCCGCTCTGGTCGGCGAGGCGAAGATCGTGTTCTTGCCCCGCGAGGACAGCGAGCTCTGCTACGACGTGATCATCACCCGTGCCGGCATGCCGGAGACGCTGAAGGTGTTCGCCCCGAACCGCGTTCACTCGGATATCGTCGGGGAAATGAACCTGTCGCCGACCGGCTGGGTCCGGTTCGCCGGAGATGAGAAGGGCGAGCGGCTGGAGACCGATTACGAGCGCCTGTTTGAGAACACCATCCGGGCGATAGCGGGTTACGAATGGAACGATGAGGAGCCTTACTTCCCTGAACTCAACATTCGCGTCGTCCATCCGGCGGAGGACCTGCCGCTCCCGGTCGGCGACGAGGTTGTCAGTCTGCGAGAGGCGATGCACGAGGATCTATACTTCTCGTTGCTGGAGCTCTTTCAGAAGAAGTCGGGTCGCCCGCTCGGCGACCGAGGGCTGAAGCCCGGTCAGATCGTCCCGGAGATCGTCAAGAGCGAGGGCACCATATCGGTTCGCGTCGAGGTACGACCGCTAACGACGGCCTTCTGCGATGGCTTGGACCAATCGGTCGATACGGCTAGCGAGCCGTTGGCCGCCGGACAGATCACGCGGTTGCTCGCAGATATCGGGGGCGAAGAGTTCAATGCACTTTCGCGTTCAGGCAGAAATCTGTCGGGGCGCTATCTGAAGGGCGGTGATGCCGCAGTGATGGTCAGTGGGGGGCAACACCCTAACGAGACAACCGGGATCGTCGGCGCCATTCGCGCCGCACGCATACTCAAGCAGCGCGCGAATGCGCATTTCACCGTCTCGCCACTGGAAAACCCCGACGGATATGCACTACACCAGCGGTTGCGCATCGATAATCCGCGGCATATGCACCATGCCGCTCGCTACACTGCGCTCGGCGACGATCTGGAGTATCGAACGGAGGAGAATGCGGGCCCTCATCTCAACGAAAAGTCTATCCGTCTCAAGGCGCAACAATTGAGTGGTGCCGGGTTGCATGTGAACCTTCACGGCTATCCAGCGCATGAGTGGACGCGGCCGCTTTCCGGCTATGTGCCGCGTAACTTCGCCATGTGGACGCTGCCCAAAGGCTTCTTTCTCGTCATGCGGCATCACGCTGGTTGGGAGGAGGCGGCCGAGGCGGTGTTGGACCATGTGACGCGTCATCTCGGCGCCATTCCAGGTCTCTTGGAGTTCAACGATCGCCAGATCGCGCTCTACGAAATCCACGCGGGCGAAACGGGCTTTCGCGTCATCAATGGCTTTCCATGCCTTTCCTCGGTGGACGATCGGCATACCGTGCCGCTGACGCTTATCACTGAATACCCTGATGAAACGATTTACGGTGATGATTTTGTCGCGGGACACACGGCGCAGATGGAAACAGTGCTTTCAGCTTATGAAGCATGGCAGAAACTGCGATCACAAGGTGTTGCGTCGGTTTGA
- a CDS encoding biotin carboxylase N-terminal domain-containing protein, producing the protein MKKVLIANRGEIAVRIIRACKDYGLTSVAVYADADSDALFVAMADEAYALNGAVAKDTYLDIGKLIAIAKRAGADAVHPGYGFLSERAEFAEAVVGAGLTWIGPDPKVIEALGDKLEARRIAQKVGAPLVAGSDGAISDSAEALAFARSFGLPIAIKAAHGGGGRGLKIARRLDEVEELFLSATREAVAAFGRGECYVEQFLDRPRHIEAQVLADRLGNVLVVGTRDCSLQRRNQKLVEEAPAPFLSEEQRERIHKAARDICAEAGYTGAGTVEFLLSADGVISFLEVNTRLQVEHPVTEETTGLDLVIEQFRIAEGLPISITEMTEPRGHAIEFRINMEDPGRGFLPSTGEITAFAPPCGPGVRLDSGITRGSIIPPMFDSLVAKLIVWGATREQAIARARRALGEFEIGGVPSVLPFHRAVIEHPDFASDFRVHTRWIETDFAEVLEAADRPAPAPDVWLLRGHVEIDGKRVEIGIPDAFRRLLGPMPASSGRSKAQESNGTDAETVLAPVPGVLVQWNVSDGATVETGEVLAVMEVMKMETAVTAPVSGVLTILAEAGSSQNAGAILARIARESGAAKTSTAQPKPETRI; encoded by the coding sequence ATGAAGAAGGTTCTGATAGCAAACCGTGGCGAGATCGCGGTAAGGATCATCCGAGCCTGCAAGGATTACGGCCTGACCTCCGTCGCCGTCTATGCCGACGCGGATTCCGACGCGCTGTTCGTCGCAATGGCAGACGAGGCCTACGCGTTGAATGGCGCCGTAGCCAAGGACACCTATCTCGATATCGGCAAGTTGATTGCCATCGCCAAGCGCGCCGGCGCGGATGCCGTGCATCCCGGCTATGGTTTCCTGTCCGAGCGCGCCGAGTTTGCCGAGGCCGTCGTCGGCGCCGGTCTGACATGGATCGGTCCCGATCCGAAGGTTATCGAAGCTCTCGGTGACAAACTCGAAGCACGCCGCATCGCCCAGAAGGTCGGTGCTCCACTGGTCGCCGGCAGCGACGGCGCGATCTCCGATTCGGCGGAGGCGCTGGCTTTCGCCAGGAGCTTCGGCCTGCCGATCGCGATCAAGGCTGCGCACGGCGGCGGCGGTCGCGGCCTGAAGATCGCCCGCCGGCTCGACGAAGTCGAAGAATTGTTCTTATCGGCGACCCGCGAAGCGGTGGCTGCCTTCGGTCGGGGCGAATGCTATGTCGAGCAGTTTCTCGACCGCCCGCGGCATATCGAGGCGCAGGTGCTGGCGGACCGCCTCGGGAATGTTCTTGTCGTCGGAACTCGCGACTGCTCGCTGCAGCGGCGTAACCAGAAGCTTGTCGAGGAGGCGCCCGCGCCGTTTCTTTCCGAGGAGCAGCGCGAGAGGATCCATAAGGCGGCGCGCGATATCTGCGCAGAGGCGGGTTATACGGGTGCGGGTACCGTCGAGTTCTTGCTGAGCGCCGATGGCGTGATCTCCTTCCTCGAGGTCAATACCCGTCTCCAGGTCGAACATCCCGTGACCGAGGAGACGACCGGTCTCGACCTCGTCATCGAACAGTTCCGTATTGCGGAAGGTCTCCCGATCAGCATCACCGAGATGACCGAACCGCGCGGTCACGCGATCGAATTCCGCATCAACATGGAAGATCCGGGACGCGGTTTCCTGCCGTCGACCGGCGAGATCACCGCGTTTGCGCCTCCTTGTGGCCCGGGTGTACGGCTCGATTCCGGCATCACTCGCGGTTCCATCATTCCGCCGATGTTCGATTCTCTGGTTGCCAAACTGATCGTCTGGGGAGCAACACGCGAACAGGCGATCGCCCGGGCGCGTCGCGCGCTTGGCGAGTTCGAGATCGGCGGCGTACCATCTGTCCTGCCGTTCCACCGTGCCGTCATCGAGCACCCGGACTTTGCCTCGGATTTCCGCGTCCATACGCGGTGGATCGAGACCGACTTCGCCGAGGTGCTGGAAGCGGCCGACCGGCCAGCGCCGGCGCCCGATGTCTGGCTGTTGCGGGGGCATGTCGAAATCGACGGAAAACGTGTCGAGATCGGCATCCCCGATGCTTTTCGCCGCCTGCTCGGCCCGATGCCGGCATCGTCTGGCCGATCAAAGGCGCAAGAGAGCAACGGGACCGATGCAGAGACCGTGCTGGCGCCTGTGCCCGGCGTGCTTGTTCAATGGAATGTTTCCGATGGCGCTACCGTAGAGACGGGTGAAGTATTGGCCGTGATGGAAGTGATGAAGATGGAGACCGCCGTAACCGCGCCGGTCTCCGGCGTTCTCACCATCCTGGCCGAAGCCGGCTCTTCTCAGAACGCCGGCGCCATCCTGGCCCGCATCGCCAGGGAGAGCGGCGCGGCCAAGACCAGTACAGCGCAGCCCAAGCCGGAGACACGGATATGA
- a CDS encoding dipeptide ABC transporter ATP-binding protein — translation MTTPTDNRKPLLSVEGLCVEFGGNRVVDDLSFKVQAGRTLAIVGESGSGKSVTSLSAMRLADMMGAKFVGGRILFDGTDLLKASQKEMRSIRGKEIAMIFQEPMTSLNPVFTIGDQICEVLMLHEKMGKASAMAEARRLLDMVRLPDSAALLGRYPHQLSGGMRQRVMIAMALACRPKLLIADEPTTALDVTIQAQILNIMRDLQTTLGMGMVFITHDMGVVAEMADDVVVMWKGRKVEEGPVGEIFANPRHAYTQTLLSAVPRLGSMAGEEFPKRMPLTVLQNGEPTMVGEERVQNTAKYDEKPLLSVKDLFVRFDIRKTILGKVTHRLSAVSKVGFDIYPGETLALVGESGSGKSTIGRTIQQLQTAISGEISFNGKSYSSMSAAERFRMRQEVQYIFQDPFASLDPRKTVGFSIAEPINTHGLISDRKAVRRRVDQLLERVGLSSTHADRYPHEFSGGQRQRVCIARALASDPKLIIADEALSALDVSIQAQIINLFMDLQAERQLAYLFISHDMAVVEKVSHRVAVLYLGQIMEIGSRRQVFEQPTHDYTRRLLSAVPVADPNAERNSTLLEGEIPNPVRRVGDEPTILMHEEINPGHFVAKSA, via the coding sequence ATGACGACACCGACGGACAATCGCAAACCGCTTCTGTCGGTCGAGGGTCTCTGCGTCGAATTTGGTGGCAATCGGGTCGTGGACGACCTGTCGTTCAAGGTTCAGGCGGGAAGGACGCTGGCGATCGTCGGCGAGTCCGGCTCGGGCAAATCGGTGACGTCGCTTTCAGCCATGCGGCTTGCAGACATGATGGGCGCGAAGTTCGTCGGCGGCCGCATCCTGTTCGACGGGACGGATCTCCTGAAGGCGTCTCAGAAGGAGATGCGGTCGATCCGCGGCAAAGAGATCGCCATGATCTTCCAGGAGCCGATGACGTCTCTGAATCCGGTCTTCACCATCGGCGACCAGATCTGCGAAGTTCTGATGCTGCATGAGAAGATGGGCAAGGCCTCGGCGATGGCCGAGGCCCGTCGCCTGCTCGACATGGTGCGCCTGCCCGATTCCGCAGCGCTTCTCGGCCGCTATCCGCACCAGCTTTCCGGCGGCATGCGCCAGCGTGTCATGATCGCCATGGCGCTCGCGTGCCGGCCGAAGCTCCTGATCGCCGATGAGCCGACCACGGCGCTCGACGTGACCATCCAGGCGCAGATCCTCAACATCATGCGTGATCTACAGACGACGCTCGGCATGGGCATGGTCTTCATCACGCACGACATGGGCGTGGTCGCCGAGATGGCTGATGACGTGGTCGTCATGTGGAAGGGCCGAAAGGTCGAGGAGGGGCCGGTCGGAGAGATCTTCGCCAACCCGCGCCATGCCTATACGCAGACGCTTCTTTCCGCCGTCCCCCGTCTTGGCAGCATGGCCGGGGAGGAGTTCCCGAAGCGCATGCCGCTGACGGTTCTTCAGAACGGCGAGCCGACGATGGTCGGCGAGGAACGCGTGCAGAATACGGCGAAGTATGATGAAAAGCCTCTTCTGTCCGTCAAGGACCTGTTCGTCCGGTTCGACATACGCAAGACCATCCTTGGCAAGGTGACCCATCGCCTGAGCGCCGTTTCGAAGGTCGGCTTCGACATTTATCCGGGCGAGACGCTGGCGCTGGTCGGTGAATCCGGGTCCGGCAAATCGACGATCGGTCGCACGATCCAGCAGCTGCAGACCGCCATCTCGGGCGAAATCTCATTCAATGGAAAGAGCTATTCGTCCATGTCCGCGGCGGAGCGCTTTCGGATGCGACAAGAGGTCCAGTACATCTTTCAGGATCCCTTCGCCTCGTTGGATCCGCGCAAGACGGTCGGTTTCTCGATTGCCGAGCCGATCAACACACATGGCCTTATTTCGGATCGCAAGGCAGTCCGGCGCCGCGTCGACCAGTTGCTGGAACGCGTGGGCCTGAGCTCCACGCATGCCGACCGCTATCCACACGAGTTCTCTGGCGGCCAGCGCCAGCGCGTCTGCATCGCCCGCGCGCTTGCATCCGATCCGAAGCTCATCATCGCAGACGAAGCCCTTTCGGCGCTCGACGTCTCCATTCAGGCGCAGATCATCAATCTGTTCATGGACCTGCAGGCGGAGCGTCAATTGGCCTATCTGTTCATCAGCCACGACATGGCTGTCGTCGAGAAGGTGAGCCACCGCGTCGCCGTTCTCTATCTCGGCCAGATCATGGAAATCGGAAGTCGCCGCCAAGTCTTTGAACAACCGACGCATGATTATACGCGCCGGCTCCTGTCCGCCGTACCGGTTGCCGATCCGAACGCCGAGCGGAATTCGACGCTGCTCGAGGGCGAGATCCCCAATCCGGTACGTCGCGTCGGCGATGAGCCCACGATCCTCATGCATGAGGAAATCAATCCAGGCCACTTCGTCGCGAAGAGTGCCTGA
- a CDS encoding ABC transporter substrate-binding protein, translating into MSTIKRRVARSFMAIALSGVAFSAAPALAAGKLTVSSPQDPGSWDPVDTFLVQWAAVATNIFDGLTYRGPDLKLVPGLAESWEELDQGKRIRFKLRQGVKFHDGEDFNAEAVKFTFDRLLGEQGAKGPQRSNYTAIESVEIVDPFTVDMKLKAPDPVLLTKLAGYGAMIVPPKYIKEKGEDNFNVNPVGTGAFKFVSYTPKVDIKLEANPNYWGGAPKLSELEYRFITEPSTAVAELQAGRVDLVIPPTIPIGMIPVIEGDSKLQVVSVPGPTVDALRFNTRDGITADPKVRKALTMAVDRATIVKSLLAGQAAEIASFQGELSFGYDPALKPLPFDPAGAKKLLAEAGVKPGATVQIDIRGNDATMNEVAQIVASYLQAVGVTATIKPYETNVLLNDIIPQGKTGAMFQQKWGGWTFDYDNTAYSMYHSGERWNPYDKDDKLDKLLESQRPLTDRAEREKILRQIAAYAADRALELPLYNTKAIYGVSKRVKGFVPAPDNRMKFTDVTVE; encoded by the coding sequence ATGAGTACAATCAAAAGACGAGTCGCTAGGTCCTTCATGGCTATCGCCCTTTCCGGCGTGGCTTTCTCGGCCGCTCCCGCCCTCGCTGCGGGCAAGCTCACGGTATCCTCCCCGCAGGACCCGGGCAGCTGGGATCCGGTCGATACCTTTTTGGTTCAATGGGCGGCGGTCGCCACCAACATCTTCGACGGACTGACCTATCGCGGTCCTGACCTGAAGCTCGTTCCCGGCCTCGCGGAATCCTGGGAAGAGCTGGACCAAGGCAAACGCATCCGCTTCAAGCTGCGTCAGGGCGTCAAGTTCCACGATGGCGAGGACTTCAATGCCGAGGCCGTCAAGTTCACGTTCGACCGTCTGCTCGGCGAGCAGGGTGCCAAGGGTCCGCAGCGCTCCAACTACACGGCGATCGAAAGCGTCGAGATCGTCGATCCCTTCACCGTCGATATGAAGCTCAAGGCTCCCGATCCGGTTCTCCTGACCAAGCTGGCCGGCTATGGCGCCATGATCGTGCCGCCCAAGTACATCAAGGAAAAGGGCGAGGACAATTTCAACGTCAATCCGGTCGGCACCGGGGCATTCAAGTTCGTGTCCTACACGCCGAAGGTCGACATCAAGCTCGAAGCCAACCCGAATTATTGGGGCGGCGCGCCGAAGCTCTCGGAACTCGAGTACCGCTTCATTACCGAGCCTTCGACCGCCGTCGCCGAACTCCAGGCCGGCCGTGTCGATCTCGTCATTCCGCCGACGATCCCGATCGGCATGATCCCGGTCATCGAGGGAGATTCCAAGCTGCAGGTCGTCAGCGTTCCCGGGCCAACGGTCGATGCGCTGCGCTTCAACACCCGCGACGGTATTACCGCCGATCCGAAGGTGCGCAAGGCTCTCACCATGGCGGTCGATCGGGCCACCATCGTGAAGTCGCTGCTCGCTGGCCAGGCGGCCGAGATTGCCTCGTTCCAGGGTGAGCTCTCGTTCGGTTACGATCCGGCGCTGAAGCCGCTTCCTTTCGACCCCGCAGGCGCCAAGAAGCTGCTTGCAGAAGCCGGCGTCAAGCCGGGCGCAACGGTGCAGATCGACATCCGGGGCAATGACGCGACGATGAACGAAGTCGCGCAGATCGTCGCCAGCTATCTTCAGGCCGTCGGCGTCACCGCCACGATCAAGCCCTACGAAACCAACGTGCTGTTGAATGACATCATCCCGCAAGGCAAGACCGGGGCGATGTTCCAGCAGAAGTGGGGCGGCTGGACCTTCGATTACGACAACACCGCCTATTCCATGTACCACTCGGGCGAACGCTGGAATCCGTACGACAAGGACGACAAGCTGGACAAGCTCCTGGAATCGCAGCGACCGCTGACCGATCGTGCGGAGCGCGAAAAGATCCTTCGCCAAATCGCCGCCTATGCCGCCGACCGCGCGCTGGAACTGCCGCTCTACAATACCAAGGCGATCTACGGCGTCAGCAAGCGCGTCAAAGGTTTCGTCCCGGCGCCTGACAACCGCATGAAATTCACCGACGTCACGGTGGAATGA